One Rosa chinensis cultivar Old Blush chromosome 3, RchiOBHm-V2, whole genome shotgun sequence DNA window includes the following coding sequences:
- the LOC112194238 gene encoding uncharacterized protein LOC112194238, with amino-acid sequence MYEFNMEILRSEGGDIVAQFLEDLPKENWCMAYFNGERFGEMTNNLAESFNNWVLPLKSLPILDINDGIRVKSMASIAARKQDAQEWFSELCPVIEKKLKENLEVGRHWRLSRSDTYVYEVHCQKYNSMVNLETHFCSCGEWQLYGFPCSHALVVIQQHGSSPYLYVNELYKVEKYRETYSFPINPLPSISKQVHDFGRDAVILQPPLTRRPPGRPRKKRFRKRSEQTRMIKCGRCGKCDGHNRKSCTAPI; translated from the coding sequence ATGTATGAGTTCAATATGGAAATCTTGAGGAGTGAAGGTGGCGACATAGTTGCTCAATTTCTGGAGGATCTTCCGAAGGAGAACTGGTGTATGGCGTACTTTAACGGCGAAAGATTTGGTGAAATGACAAATAACTTGGctgagtctttcaataattgggTGTTGCCTTTGAAGAGTCTTCCTATTCTTGATATTAATGATGGGATTAGAGTGAAGTCCATGGCTTCAATTGCTGCTCGGAAGCAAGATGCTCAAGAATGGTTCTCTGAGTTGTGCCCGGTGATTGAAAAGAAGCTGAAGGAGAATTTGGAAGTCGGAAGGCATTGGAGATTGAGCAGGTCTGATACCTATGTGTATGAAGTTCACTGCCAGAAGTACAATAGCATGGTAAATTTGGAAACTCACTTTTGTTCGTGTGGAGAATGGCAGCTGTATGGCTTCCCATGTTCCCATGCCCTTGTAGTGATCCAACAACATGGTTCTTCCCCGTATTTGTATGTCAATGAGCTGTACAAGGTGGAGAAATATCGAGAAACTTATTCTTTCCCAATTAATCCTCTTCCCTCTATTTCGAAGCAAGTGCATGATTTTGGTAGAGATGCGGTGATATTGCAGCCTCCTTTGACTAGAAGACCACCGGGAAGGCCTAGAAAGAAGAGGTTCAGAAAAAGGAGCGAGCAAACCAGGATGATCAAGTGTGGTAGGTGCGGAAAATGTGATGGTCACAACAGAAAGAGTTGTACAGCTCCGATATAG
- the LOC112194239 gene encoding uncharacterized protein LOC112194239 — MIFRNLVRYNSDFVEVFVTDLPSISESVVSNTVCEDSSTMLEENDYLGCYRAEASKSYMTKGWESYIHSEGQKFEGGVVEFRDKLRKYAIEIGFSYEFVRNDKVRVIAQCSKKHSQGCNWLVKAYLCRVNGFFMIKRLVNVHTCHGVIRLQKSKMMGSKVVKSIVLDKIRANPNKKPIDIADEIKSDYGLDVPYRTVWYGMELAKTALHGDEAESYSQLLWFNESVMKSNPDSRIVVEFHRETHRFQRMFVTYGAWMKGFQFCRPILFIDATFITNKYKGQIIAALAKDANQG; from the coding sequence ATGATTTTTAGGAATTTGGTTCGTTACAATTCTGATTTCGTTGAAGTGTTTGTGACTGATTTGCCTTCTATTAGTGAAAGCGTGGTGAGTAATACAGTGTGTGAGGATTCTAGTACCATGCTTGAGGAGAATGATTATTTGGGGTGTTATAGGGCAGAGGCATCGAAGAGTTATATGACGAAAGGTTGGGAGAGTTATATTCATTCTGAAGGCCAAAAGTTTGAGGGTGGGGTTGTTGAGTTTAGAGATAAGCTGCGTAAGTATGCCATAGAAATTGGTTTTTCATATGAGTTTGTTAGAAATGACAAGGTTCGTGTTATTGCTCAGTGTTCTAAGAAACATTCTCAGGGCTGCAATTGGCTTGTGAAGGCTTATTTATGCAGGGTTAATGGTTTCTTTATGATTAAAAGGTTGGTTAATGTTCACACTTGTCATGGTGTGATTCGTTTGCAGAAGAGTAAGATGATGGGATCCAAGGTTGTCAAGTCTATTGTGCTTGATAAGATTCGTGCGAATCCAAACAAAAAGCCAATTGATATAGCTGATGAGATCAAGAGTGATTATGGTTTGGATGTTCCTTATCGTACAGTTTGGTATGGTATGGAGTTGGCAAAAACAGCCCTGCATGGTGATGAAGCTGAGTCTTATTCTCAGCTACTTTGGTTCAATGAGTCTGTTATGAAGTCAAACCCCGACTCTAGGATAGTGGTTGAGTTTCATCGAGAAACACACAGGTTTCAGCGTATGTTTGTGACCTATGGTGCATGGATGAAGGGTTTCCAATTTTGTAGACCTATTCTTTTCATTGATGCTACATTCATTACCAACAAGTACAAGGGGCAGATTATTGCTGCATTGGCAAAGGATGCCAATCAAGGTTGA
- the LOC112191394 gene encoding protein ABSCISIC ACID-INSENSITIVE 5 yields MTNTTMGGVSESEMMSHGKEELPGQSDQYAKNNQLFTSLGRQSSIYSLTLDEFQHTLSENGKNFGSMNMDEFLNSIWTAEENQAINSTHHNNSNNLNPNHINNISNNNVQHPALSEITMEKEGVIAKQPSLPRQGSLTLPAPLCRKTVDEVWSEMHKEQKAQAQQQNSNHNNSNDGAQNSEYVPRQPTFGEMTLEDFLVKAGVVREPDSMSVVPLPPQPQQQPQQYGIVGQSFVMGMGANAGASTSTTPVLPNYQTIPQGGAPVGESSGYVTNGKRNGAYPPPPPQAVCFGGRVVNGGGGYAPTQPIGMATSVSPVSSDGMCASQIENSGGQYAMDMGALRGRKRIIDGPVEKVVERRQRRMIKNRESAARSRARKQAYTVELEAELNQLREENANLKQALAELEMKRKQQYCEEMRKRVQSRAQKAVEKLWMLKRSHSCAV; encoded by the exons ATGACAAACACAACAATGGGCGGTGTCTCAGAGTCTGAAATGATGTCCCACGGCAAAGAGGAATTGCCAGGGCAGTCTGACCAATATGCCAAGAACAACCAACTATTCACGTCCTTAGGAAGACAATCTTCCATCTACTCTCTCACTCTCGACGAGTTCCAGCACACCCTCTCTGAGAACGGCAAGAATTTCGGGTCTATGAACATGGACGAGTTCCTCAACAGCATTTGGACTGCTGAAGAAAATCAAGCCATCAACTCCACCCACCACAACAACAGTAATAACCTCAATCCCAACCACATCAACAACATAAGCAACAACAATGTCCAGCACCCCGCCTTAAGCGAGATCACTATGGAAAAAGAAGGTGTGATAGCCAAGCAACCAAGCTTGCCACGTCAGGGTTCACTCACCCTTCCTGCACCATTGTGCAGGAAGACGGTGGACGAAGTTTGGTCTGAAATGCACAAAGAGCAGAAAGCACAAGCTCAGCAACAGAACAGTAACCACAACAATAGCAATGATGGTGCTCAGAATTCCGAGTATGTTCCTCGCCAGCCCACATTTGGGGAGATGACACTGGAGGATTTTTTAGTAAAAGCTGGGGTAGTTCGGGAACCAGATTCAATGTCAGTGGTGCCCCTCCCTCCTCAACCCCAACAGCAACCACAGCAGTATGGCATAGTGGGACAAAGTTTTGTGATGGGAATGGGTGCAAATGCCGGTGCTAGCACTAGTACTACTCCTGTTCTGCCCAATTACCAAACTATCCCTCAAGGTGGCGCCCCGGTCGGAGAGTCATCTGGGTATGTTACAAATGGCAAGAGGAATGGGGCATACCCCCCACCACCGCCACAGGCAGTTTGTTTTGGAGGGAGAGTGGTCAATGGTGGAGGTGGTTATGCCCCGACACAGCCAATCGGGATGGCTACTTCTGTGAGTCCAGTGTCATCAGATGGGATGTGTGCGAGTCAGATTGAGAACTCAGGGGGTCAATATGCTATGGATATGGGTGCACTGAGGGGAAGAAAGAGGATTATAGATGGTCCAGTGGAGAAGGTGGTGGAGAGGAGGCAGAGAAGGATGATTAAGAATAGAGAGTCTGCTGCAAGGTCTAGAGCCAGGAAACAG GCATATACTGTTGAATTGGAGGCAGAACTGAACCAATTAAGAGAAGAGAATGCAAACCTTAAACAGGCACTG GCTGAGCTTGAGATGAAACGAAAGCAACAG TACTGTGAGGAAATGAGAAAAAGAGTTCAGAGCAGGGCCCAGAAAGCTGTGGAGAAGCTGTGGATGCTGAAGAGGAGTCACAGTTGTGCTGTATGA
- the LOC112194240 gene encoding NDR1/HIN1-like protein 10: MFGKLCLFCCVIPLVLTAVTMLGTFLWLRKEMKKMDLGLEYTVSDGVLNTFSMTPNKTLDYDLALTITAENKLSANTKIKWEEFETTPVYEDVELGKVDLAPFEIIKVDKKELKPSYKGVKQMSGNVDASKVKNLKLVDIVLKLEAKIKVDTAFGFKVKNKFKYECKLKVPTKSGGEKFKSTKCERKKQSS; this comes from the coding sequence ATGTTTGGGAAGCTGTGTCTCTTTTGTTGCGTCATCCCTCTGGTGCTAACTGCTGTTACCATGCTTGGAACGTTTCTTTGGCTGCGTAAGGAGATGAAAAAAATGGATTTGGGACTGGAGTACACGGTGTCCGACGGCGTGCTGAACACGTTTTCCATGACGCCCAACAAGACCCTCGATTACGATCTAGCCTTGACTATAACTGCTGAGAATAAGTTGAGCGCTAATACTAAAATAAAGTGGGAAGAGTTTGAAACTACTCCTGTTTACGAGGATGTGGAATTGGGTAAGGTTGATTTGGCCCCGTTTGAGATAATTAAGGTCGACAAGAAGGAACTCAAACCATCGTACAAGGGGGTGAAACAGATGTCTGGTAATGTTGACGCTTCAAAGGTGAAGAACCTTAAGCTTGTCGATATTGTTTTGAAGCTTGAGGCCAAGATAAAGGTCGATACTGCTTTCGGTTTCAAGGTtaaaaacaaattcaaatatgAGTGCAAGTTGAAGGTTCCTACAAAATCGGGTGGTGAAAAATTCAAAAGTACCAAGTGTGAGAGAAAGAAACAGAGTAGCTAA
- the LOC112195024 gene encoding NDR1/HIN1-like protein 3, whose protein sequence is MSRRCGCRFNCCPCCFWIYYCTTLCFSLPFVIFGFIFFPQEPKFTITNATLTQFNFNSSNNTLDYNLALNMTIRNPNKRVGIYYRRIQVIGNYRKKKFALVTLTTLPFYQGHKNTTDLHQLVVQGSQLVKFGKREVSQFNSETASGIYSINVQLALRIKARYGKFKSRNYKPYRKIDCKLKVPLSFNETSTAIGFKATRCGNVHFFSDPDAD, encoded by the coding sequence ATGTCTAGAAGGTGTGGTTGCCGCTTTAACTGCTGCCCCTGCTGCTTCTGGATATACTACTGCACCACCCTCTGCTTCAGCCTGCCCTTCGTGATATTCGGGTTCATCTTCTTTCCCCAAGAGCCCAAATTCACAATCACCAATGCCACTCTAACCCAATTCAATTTCAACAGTTCCAACAACACCCTCGATTACAACCTCGCACTCAACATGACCATCAGAAACCCTAACAAGAGGGTTGGCATATATTACCGCCGCATCCAAGTCATAGGTAACTACCGAAAGAAGAAATTTGCTCTCGTCACTTTGACTACTTTGCCGTTCTACCAAGGCCACAAAAACACCACCGATTTGCATCAACTGGTTGTTCAAGGGTCGCAACTGGTGAAGTTTGGAAAACGCGAGGTGTCCCAGTTTAACTCGGAGACTGCTTCCGGGATTTATAGTATAAACGTGCAGCTCGCTCTTCGGATAAAAGCCAGGTACGGCAAGTTCAAGTCGCGCAATTACAAGCCGTATAGGAAGATTGACTGCAAGCTGAAGGTTCCTTTGAGTTTTAATGAAACGTCAACGGCCATTGGTTTTAAGGCTACAAGGTGTGGAAATGTTCACTTCTTTTCAGATCCTGATGCAGATTAA
- the LOC112191695 gene encoding NDR1/HIN1-like protein 10 has protein sequence MWRGIRLQLCLLLAYPILWFIFCPKDPKFIITDASLTQFNFTNHNKTLDYNLALNITITNPNRKAAIFYGKIQVASTYRNKVFSIVTLPFEPFGQCGKNRTISHHIPLKGSKSLVFGEREISQFNSETVAGVYSIDVRLYVGIRVFGGYFKTRHSNPSHKIDCKLKVPLQSSETSTNRFTFKTTKCRNDISLQTLKQRAESVQFFLGDSTVQVLLVCIYIFAAVRG, from the coding sequence ATGTGGAGAGGAATTCGTCTACAACTCTGCCTCTTACTAGCCTACCCCATACTCTGGTTCATCTTTTGTCCCAAAGATCCCAAATTCATCATCACAGATGCCTCTCTAACCCAATTCAATTTCACCAACCACAACAAGACCCTCGACTACAACCTTGCACTCAACATCACCATCACCAACCCCAACAGAAAGGCTGCCATATTCTACGGTAAAATACAAGTCGCGTCTACCTACAGAAACAAAGTATTTTCTATCGTGACTTTACCTTTTGAACCATTTGGCCAATGCGGCAAGAACAGAACCATTTCGCATCACATACCTCTTAAAGGGAGCAAGTCTCTGGTGTTTGGAGAACGGGAGATTTCCCAGTTTAACTCGGAGACTGTTGCTGGCGTTTACAGTATTGACGTGAGGCTTTATGTTGGGATAAGAGTATTCGGCGGGTACTTCAAGACAAGACATTCCAACCCATCGCACAAGATCGACTGCAAGCTGAAAGTTCCTTTGCAGTCTAGTGAAACATCTACAAATCGCTTCACTTTCAAGACAACCAAGTGCAGAAATGATATATCATTGCAGACCCTGAAGCAGCGGGCTGAATCTGTCCAGTTTTTCCTTGGTGACTCGACTGTCCAAGTGTTGCTTGTTTGTATCTATATTTTTGCAGCAGTGCGTGGTTAA
- the LOC112195390 gene encoding NDR1/HIN1-like protein 10 — translation MTGRRACIDCSFCLFCNTILCFTLVFSIVWFIFLPQEPKFSITNASLTNFDFIGTTRTLHYNLELNITIRNPKKVDIYYNSIQVIAKYKKKEFAMLTVDSTPFYQGHKNTTILDHVVLEGQQSVEFGEPEVSKFKAETAAGFYSIDVQLVLQVKLGYDMFKTRYYQQSGGKIDCKLKVPLRHARRFKTTKCGNVYIISDPVF, via the coding sequence ATGACTGGAAGGCGTGCCTGCATCGACTGCAGCTTCTGCCTATTCTGCAACACCATCCTCTGCTTCACCCTAGTCTTCTCCATAGTGTGGTTCATCTTCCTTCCCCAAGAGCCCAAATTCAGCATCACTAATGCCTCTCTAACCAATTTCGACTTCATCGGGACCACCAGAACTCTCCACTACAACCTTGAGCTCAACATTACCATCAGAAATCCCAAGAAGGTTGACATATACTACAATAGCATCCAAGTCATcgctaaatataaaaaaaaggagTTTGCCATGCTGACTGTAGATTCCACACCATTTTACCAAGGCCACAAGAACACAACCATTTTGGATCATGTGGTACTTGAAGGGCAGCAATCAGTGGAGTTTGGGGAGCCAGAGGTTTCCAAATTTAAGGCAGAGACTGCTGCTGGGTTTTACAGTATCGATGTGCAACTTGTTCTTCAAGTAAAGCTCGGGTATGACATGTTCAAGACAAGGTATTACCAGCAGTCAGGCGGCAAGATCGATTGCAAGCTGAAGGTTCCTTTGAGACATGCTAGACGTTTCAAAACTACAAAGTGTGGAAATGTATACATTATTTCAGATCCTGTTTTCTGA